A window of Neorhizobium galegae bv. orientalis str. HAMBI 540 genomic DNA:
GGCAATCGACCGGACGCGCGCCGAGGAAGAGCGCCAGCGCATGATGTCCGACGCCGAGCGTGAAAAGGCAAAGCAGCTGGCCCAAAGCGGTGTGCCCGACAAAAACCGCATTGCGCCCGCATACGCGTTTTCAAGCCTCAAGCAGAAGCTGGAGCTTCCGGTTGCCGGAGATGTATTGCGGTGGTTCGGCGACGCCGATGGGACGGGGCACACGGCGAGAGGCATAACTGTCGCTTCGAATGCGGGGGCAGTGGTGACGGCGCCGGCTGACGGACTGGTGGTCTTCGCCGGGGCCTTCCGGAGCTACGGCCAAATGATCATCCTCAATGCCGGAGACGGATACCATCTGGTTCTGACCGGCATGGATGTAGTGAATGCGCGGCAGGGCAAGTTCGTTTTCGCAGGCGAACCCATCGCCGTGATGGGTGAGAAAAGAGTGGCAAGCGCAACTGCATTGGCGCTGGAAACAGATCGTCCAACGCTTTACATTGAATTCCGAAAAGATGGCACACCGGTCGATTCCAAACCGTGGTGGACCTCGAAAGAAACTGGAAGGGCACGAAATGATTCGTAGGGCTTCTCTTGTCATCGTCGGTGCACTCTTGGGTGCGACCGCGATGAGCGTGATTTATTCGGCCGGTGTGCCGGCGCAGGCCGCCGGCCCTTCGACCTACAGGGAATTGTCGATCTTTGGCGACGTGTTCGAACGGGTCCGCGCCCAGTACGTGACGCCGCCGGATGAAGAAAAGCTGGTCGAGAACGCCATCAACGGCATGCTGACCTCGCTCGATCCTCATTCGAGCTTCATGAATGCCAAGGATGCCGAAGACATGCGCACGCAGACGCGTGGCGAGTTCGGCGGCCTCGGCATCGAAGTCACGATGGAGAATGAACTCGTCAAGGTCATCGCACCGATCGACGATACGCCCGCCTCCAAGGCCGGTATTCTGGCAGGCGACCTCATCTCCGAGATCGACGGCGCACCGGTGCGCGGTCTGAAGCTCGAAGACGCCGTCGAAAAGATGCGCGGCGGCATCAACACGCCCATCAAGCTGACGATCATCCGCCAGGGCGCCGACAAGCCGCTCGACATCACTGTTGTTCGCGACATCATCGCGGTCCGCGCCGTGAAGTCCCGCGTCGAAGGCGGCGATGTCGGTTATGTCCGCGTCATCTCCTTTACCGAGAAGACCTATGACGACCTTGAAAAGGCGATCAAGAAGATCAAGGCAGATGTCCCGGCCGACAAGCTGAAGGGCTACGTGCTCGACCTGCGCCTCAACCCGGGCGGTCTGCTCGACCAGGCGATCAATGTTTCCGACGCCTTCCTGGAACGGGGCGAAGTGGTTTCCACCCGCGGCCGCAATGCCGAAGAAACCCGCCGCTTCAACGCCGGCCCGGGTGATCTGACCGATGGCAAGCCGGTCATCGTGCTCGTCAACGGCGGTTCGGCTTCCGCTTCGGAAATCGTCGCCGGCGCGCTCCAGGATCTGCGTCGTGCGACGGTTCTCGGCACGCGCTCCTTCGGCAAGGGTTCGGTTCAGACGATCATCCCGCTCGGCGATGCCGGCGCGCTGCGTCTGACGACCGCGCTCTATTACACGCCGTCGGGCAAGTCGATCCAGGGCACCGGCATCCAGCCGGATATCAAGGTCGATCAGCCGCTGCCACCGGAACTGCAGGGCAAGATCAGGGCTGAAGGCGAATCCAGCCTGCGCGGCCACATCCAGGGTTCTGCCGAGACCGACGAAGGTTCCGGTTCCGCAGCCTACGTGCCGCCGGAAGCCAAGGACGATATCCAGCTCAACTATGCGCTCGACCTCTTCCGCGGCGTGAAGAAGGATTCATCCTTCCCGCCGAGCCCGGATAAGGCCGCCGCCGCCACGATCAAGAAGTAAAGACATCATCGGGCCGGCCAGCGCGACGCGTCGAAAAGACGCCGCGCTGGCCGGTTCTTCGTATCTGCAGGAAAAGCGCGGACTAGACCTTGGGCACCGATCTCCATGCACCGCTCGGACAGAACCGGCCGGCCGCTCGACGACGGAGCCGAAAGTTTTCTTTTGCAATCGTTTTTGCCGCTTTCGCGGTTGCCGGCATCCTGGGACTTTCGCTCTACGCCATGCGCGGCGATGATGCCCTGAAGCGGGTTGCTTCCAACGTTCCACCCGCCTCCAAGCCCGAACAGACCCAGCCTCCTTCGAAACCTGACCCGAACGCGGCACAGCAATCTGCCGGCATGCCTCGATCAGATCCGAATTCCGGCGCCAATATCGAGCGGACGCTCACCGATGATGGGTCGGTCGTGACCAAGTATACGCCCCGCTCGCGCGATGGCAGCGGGCCGGTGATGATCGGCACCCAGCGGATCGGCCAGGACCCCCGCATGGCTGCCCAACCCAATGATGCGCTTCTGGAGAATTCGCCCCTTGGCCGGCTGCCGATTGTCGGTCCCGGCGGGCAGCGTCCGATGGACCAGTACGCGCGCCCCTGGTCCGGCGCGCGCGGCACCCGCATCGCAATCGTCGTCGGTGGTCTTGGCCTTAGCCAGACAGGCACCCAGCGGGCGATCCGCGACCTGCCGCCCACGGTGACGCTCGCCTTTGCCGTCAGCGGCAACAGTCTGCAGCGCTGGATGCAGGAAGCCCGCCGTGCCGGTCACGAAATCCTGATCCAGGTGCCGTTTGAACCGTTCGATTATCCGACAAACGATCCGGGTCCCGGCACTTTGCTGACCAAGATCTCGGCCAAGGATAATCTCGGCCGCCTCCATCAGGCCATGGGTGAGATCACCAACTATACCGGCGTCATGAACTATCTCGGCGGCCGCTATCTCTCGGATGCCGGCGCGCTGGAACCGGTCCTGCGCGATATTTCCAAGCGGGGACTGCTTTTCCTTGACGACGGGACATCAGCGCAGTCGAAGACGGCGATCGTTGCCAAGGCGATCGAACTGCCCCATGCCTTTGGCGATCTGACGCTTGACGGGCAGTTGCAGAAGGACGCCATCCTCAAGAAACTTGACGAACTGGAGCGCATCGCCGGCCGCAAGGGAACGGCAATCGGCATCGCTTCGGCTTTTGACGAAAGCATCGATGCGATAAGGCAATGGAGCGAGGAAGTCTCGCAGCGCGGGATCGAGATTGTCGGCGTCTCGTCGCTTGCAAGCGAAAGCGTCGAACCGTGATCGATCGGAGTTATCCATGAGCAAGAAAGACAAACGCTCGGTCGTCGCCGAGGAACTTCCCTATCGCCCCTGCGTCGGCATCATGGTTCTGAACCGCGCGGGCCTTGTCTGGGCCGGCCGGCGCATCAGCGAAGGCAATAGCGAATATGATGGTTCGCCGCAGCTTTGGCAGATGCCGCAGGGCGGCATAGACAAGGGCGAGGATCCGCTTCCCGCCGCCTGTCGCGAGCTTTACGAGGAAACGGGGATGCGCTCCGTCACCTTGCTTGCCGAGGCGCAGGATTGGATCAATTACGATCTGCCCGCGCATCTGATCGGCATTGGGTTGAAGGGAAAATATCGCGGCCAGACCCAGCGCTGGTTCGCTTTCCGCTTCGATGGCGACGAGAGCGAGATCGCCATCAACTCGCCGCCGGGCGGACACGCACCGGAATTCGATGCCTGGGAATGGAAGCCGATGGCGGAACTGCCCAGCCTGATCGTGCCATTCAAGCGCGCGGTCTACGACCAGGTCGTCGCGGAGTTTACGCATCTGGCCAAGACGGCAGCCGAACGGCTCTGACCGACCAGGGGCCGACGCTCCTTTCATGGCTGCATAGCCAACGTTCCCATCGACCGAAATGAAAAGACCCGGCGGAGCGGATGCTTCGCCGGGTCCTTTGCGTTCAAATACAGCAATTTATTCGGCAGAATCGGCGGATTCCGCGTTGAGGAGGCCGTAGCGTTCCTCGCCGATCTTCGCCAGCAGATCGAGTTGGGTTTCGAGGAAGTCGATATGGCCTTCCTCATCCATCATAAGCTCCTCGAAGAGCTTCATCGAGACGTAGTCGCCAGCCGCGTGACAGATATCGCGTGAGGCTTTGTAGGCCGTGCGGGCATCATATTCGCCAGCAAGATCGGCTTCCAGGACTTCCTTGACATTCTGACCGATGCGCAACGGGGCAAGCGTCTGCAGGTTGGGATGGCCTTCGAGGAAGATGATGCGATCGATGAGACGATCGGCATGATGCATTTCCTCGATCGACTCTGCCCGTTCCTTTTTCGCGAGCTTCTTGAAACCCCAGTCGTCCAGCAGGCGATAATGCAGCCAATACTGGTTGACGGCGCCTAGCTCGAGAAACAATGCCTCGTTAAGCCGCTCGATGACCTTTGAGTCGCCTTTCAATGTCCGCTCTCCTGTTTTCTTCATGGAACTGTCTCAGGCGGGACATATATACGACCACTTCGTCTTCCGTCGAGTGGTGGTGGGCGTGATATTCCTCGGTCGTGCGGATGATCAGGTCGACAACACTTGGGAAGCAGCCGCAGCAGCGGCCGCGTTTCGCCATGGCATGATAGACCTTTGAGGGTACGATGAGCTGCCAACAGTCCTCATCAAGGAGTTGCGTGATGACGTCCTTGATTTCCCTATCGGTGATGTAATTGCAACTGCAAACCAGCATTCTCGGTCGACCTGCCAAACATGACCCGTAACCTCCTCTTTTTGCGAAAGCGGACAGGAGATGTCAAGAAAGAATCGACATATATGAGTCACTTCTTAAGGGAGCCTGCCATACCCACGGCTTCTTCCTTTGTATCATTGCATCGGTAATTAGTGGAAATTGCGGCCTTTCGGCATGACGCTTCCTGGTCCTGCTCCGCAGGAATCGCCAGCTACCGCCTCCTTTGCACTTCCCCTGCGTGCCTCCTCCATTCCATTCGAACGCCTCTTCTGCCGGTGGTCTCCGCTCGATTGCAGCGCCTCGTCCGAACGGGCCGACACGCCGAACTGCCTCGCCTCTTTCTGCAGCAGACCCAGCATCGGGGTAATGTCCTCGATATGTTCGACCACGGTATGGATGACGCCGCTCTGGCTTTGCAGTCTCCCCCGGATCTTGACCAGCCGCGCGCCCATCACGACCGGCCGATAACGCTCGAAAATCTTCGACCAGACGATCGCATTGGCAACACCGGTCTCGTCTTCCAGCGTCATGAAGATAACGCCCTTGGCCGAGCCCGGTCGCTGCCGGACAAGAACGATCCCGCCGATCGTCACCCTCTGCCCGTTCGGGACCGTCAAAAGATCGACGCTGCGGGTAATCCCCATCGCCTTGAATTCTTCGCGCAGAAATGAAACCGGATGCGCTTTCAGCGAAAGCGAGAGATAGCGGTAATCCTCGATCACCTGTTCGCCGGGCAACATTTCCGGCAGCGCCGCTTTCGCCTCGGGCCGGAGATCCGCACGATCGGCCACATCGAACAAGGGCAGTTTCTCACTTGCCCTCCTGGCATCGAGCCCCCTGACGGCCCAGAGCGCTTCACGGCGGTTGAGTCTCACGGAGTTGAAGGCATCTGCATCCGCCAGCCGCTCGATATCCGACTTGTCGAGACCGGACCGCAGCCAGAGATCGTGGATCGACGTATAACCCTCTCCTCGGTTGGCAATGAACTTCTCGACCATGTCTTTTTCGGCAAGGCCTTTGACCTGTCGAAACCCAAGCCGCACGGCCCGCTCGGTCTTGATGACATCCCGCATGGATCTGTGACGCTTGTCGATCGCGGTTTTGTCGAAAACTGCCTCTTCCAAAGTGCAGTCCCACTCCGACCTGTTGACGTCCACGGGGAGAATCCTGACACCGTGCTCGCGTGCATCCCGTATGAGCTGGGCCGGCGCATAAAATCCCATCGGCTGGGAGTTCATCATCGCCGTGCAGAAGACGTCCGGATAATAGGTCTTGATCCAGGAAGAGGCGTAGACAAGCAAAGCGAATGACGCCGCATGACTTTCCGGAAAGCCGTATTCGGCAAAGCCCTGGATCTGGCTGAAGCAGCTTTCCGCAAATTCCTTGGAATAACGCTCGTTTTTCAACATACCTGCAACAAAATCGGTCTTAAATTCCTCCACTCTTCCCGATCGCTTGAACGTCGCCATCGATCGACGTAGTTTGTCCGCTTTTTCAGGAGAAAAACCGGCTGCAGTTATTGCAATCTGCATTGCCTGCTCTTGAAAGAGAGGTACGCCTAGCGTGCGTTCAAGAACCTTTTCCAATTCAGGACTGGGATATTCGATCGGCTGTTTGTTCCGTTGGGCTTCGCGCCGTTTTAGATACGGGTGGACCATGTTTCCTTGGATAGGGCCAGGTCTGACGATCGCCACTTCGACAACAAGGTCATAGAACTTTTCGGGTCTCAGCCTCGGCAGCATGCTCATCTGCGCCCGGCTCTCGATCTGGAAAACCCCGATCGTGTCCGCACGGCAGATCATGTCGTAAACAGCCTTCTCGGGCCGCTGCTGCAATCCGGCCAATGTCTCATTGACCTGATAATGCCGCTGCATCAGATCGAACGCTTTTTTGAGGCAGGTCAGCATGCCGAGCGCCAGCACGTCGATCTTCAGGAGCTTCAGGGTGTCGAGATCGTCCTTGTCCCATTCGATCATGTAACGGCCCGGCATGGCCGTTTTCATGATCGGCACGATTTCGTCAAGCCGGTCGCGCGTAATCAGGAAACCGCCGACATGCTGGGTGAGATGGCGCGGGAAACCCATAAGTTCCTGCGCATGCGAAAGAACCTGTTTTGTCACAAAGTCGGCAGTGTCGAGACCCGCGGCTTTTGCGTCTCTTTCCGACGTGCCTTCATCCGACCAACCCCACACCGTGCTCGAAAGTGCCGCCTGTACATCCTCGGAGAGCCCAAAAGCCTTGGCAACCTCACGGCCGGCCATTCGGGTCCGATAACTCGTAACCGCCGCCGTCAGGCCGGCATGGCGAAAGCCATAATGCTGATAAATGTACTGGATCACTTCCTCGCGCCGCGCATGTTCAAAATCGACATCGATATCCGGCGGTTCGTTTCGTTCGGTCGAAATGAACCGTTCAAAGAGCAGTGTCGTGGATGTCGGATCGACTTCGGTAATACCGAGACAATAACAGACGCTGGAATTGGCCGCTGAGCCACGCCCCTGGCAGAGGATCTTCAACTCATAGCGGGCATGCCAGACGATGTGGCGAACCGTCAGGAAATAAGGCTCGTATTGCATCTCCTTGATGAGATTGAGCTCATACCTGATCTGCTTGGAAACCTTCTCGGGGATCTTATCCGGATAACGCCACCTGGCGCCCTCCCAGGTAAGACGCTCCAAGGTTTCCGATACGGTTTCACCCGGAACGCTTTCGTCCGGGTAATTATGGCTTAGCTCATCAAGAGAGAAACGCAGGCGGCTGAAAAATCTTCGCGCGTTCGAAATCGCATCCGGATAAGCGTGAAAAAGCCGGGCCATTTCGGCGGCCTGCTTGATGTACCTCTCTCCGTTCGGGGCCAGACGAAAGCCAGCTTCCTGAACCGTCACATGTTCACGAATGGCGGTCACGACGTTTGAAAGCGATCGCCGTTCAGGAAGATGGAAAAGCGGCAGGTTCGTTGCAATCAACGGCAGACGGTTTTGGAAAGCCATCCGAGAAAATATCGCAAAGACAAGCCTGTCCCGTCCGTCATAGGTCGGCGACAGGGCGAAATAGATATTTTTGCCGAATTTTTCTCGATAGTCCTTCAGCTTTTTATTCAGGTCCACCAGATACCGGGCATCTTCAGCACGCGAAAAATCCGGAACGACGGCGAGCATCATTTCTTCCTTGCACCATTCGAGAAGATCCCATCCCTCAAGGATGCAGGAACCCTTCTCCGTCCTGAGGTTTCCACGGCTCAGAAGACGACAGAGATTCGCCCAGCCTTTCCGATTCAGAGGATAGGCCAGCACGTCCGGCGTATCGTCGGCGAAGACGAGCCGTGCCCCCGGATAAAAGGCGCAAGGTTCGATTGCCTCTTCTTCGTCTTCTTTCCTGCCTTCCTTCTTCTGACGCTCGTAGGTCTCCTTCATATTCCGGACCTGACTATGGGCGCGCACTACGCCGGCAACCGAATTCCGATCGGCAATCCCAAGCCCGGAGAGACCAAGCACACTCGCGGTAACAACCATTTCC
This region includes:
- a CDS encoding S41 family peptidase produces the protein MIRRASLVIVGALLGATAMSVIYSAGVPAQAAGPSTYRELSIFGDVFERVRAQYVTPPDEEKLVENAINGMLTSLDPHSSFMNAKDAEDMRTQTRGEFGGLGIEVTMENELVKVIAPIDDTPASKAGILAGDLISEIDGAPVRGLKLEDAVEKMRGGINTPIKLTIIRQGADKPLDITVVRDIIAVRAVKSRVEGGDVGYVRVISFTEKTYDDLEKAIKKIKADVPADKLKGYVLDLRLNPGGLLDQAINVSDAFLERGEVVSTRGRNAEETRRFNAGPGDLTDGKPVIVLVNGGSASASEIVAGALQDLRRATVLGTRSFGKGSVQTIIPLGDAGALRLTTALYYTPSGKSIQGTGIQPDIKVDQPLPPELQGKIRAEGESSLRGHIQGSAETDEGSGSAAYVPPEAKDDIQLNYALDLFRGVKKDSSFPPSPDKAAAATIKK
- a CDS encoding divergent polysaccharide deacetylase family protein, producing the protein MGTDLHAPLGQNRPAARRRSRKFSFAIVFAAFAVAGILGLSLYAMRGDDALKRVASNVPPASKPEQTQPPSKPDPNAAQQSAGMPRSDPNSGANIERTLTDDGSVVTKYTPRSRDGSGPVMIGTQRIGQDPRMAAQPNDALLENSPLGRLPIVGPGGQRPMDQYARPWSGARGTRIAIVVGGLGLSQTGTQRAIRDLPPTVTLAFAVSGNSLQRWMQEARRAGHEILIQVPFEPFDYPTNDPGPGTLLTKISAKDNLGRLHQAMGEITNYTGVMNYLGGRYLSDAGALEPVLRDISKRGLLFLDDGTSAQSKTAIVAKAIELPHAFGDLTLDGQLQKDAILKKLDELERIAGRKGTAIGIASAFDESIDAIRQWSEEVSQRGIEIVGVSSLASESVEP
- a CDS encoding RNA pyrophosphohydrolase — protein: MSKKDKRSVVAEELPYRPCVGIMVLNRAGLVWAGRRISEGNSEYDGSPQLWQMPQGGIDKGEDPLPAACRELYEETGMRSVTLLAEAQDWINYDLPAHLIGIGLKGKYRGQTQRWFAFRFDGDESEIAINSPPGGHAPEFDAWEWKPMAELPSLIVPFKRAVYDQVVAEFTHLAKTAAERL
- the bfr gene encoding bacterioferritin, with the translated sequence MKGDSKVIERLNEALFLELGAVNQYWLHYRLLDDWGFKKLAKKERAESIEEMHHADRLIDRIIFLEGHPNLQTLAPLRIGQNVKEVLEADLAGEYDARTAYKASRDICHAAGDYVSMKLFEELMMDEEGHIDFLETQLDLLAKIGEERYGLLNAESADSAE
- a CDS encoding error-prone DNA polymerase, whose translation is MTDAPVFFEIGAKTNFSFLEGAARPEEMVVTASVLGLSGLGIADRNSVAGVVRAHSQVRNMKETYERQKKEGRKEDEEEAIEPCAFYPGARLVFADDTPDVLAYPLNRKGWANLCRLLSRGNLRTEKGSCILEGWDLLEWCKEEMMLAVVPDFSRAEDARYLVDLNKKLKDYREKFGKNIYFALSPTYDGRDRLVFAIFSRMAFQNRLPLIATNLPLFHLPERRSLSNVVTAIREHVTVQEAGFRLAPNGERYIKQAAEMARLFHAYPDAISNARRFFSRLRFSLDELSHNYPDESVPGETVSETLERLTWEGARWRYPDKIPEKVSKQIRYELNLIKEMQYEPYFLTVRHIVWHARYELKILCQGRGSAANSSVCYCLGITEVDPTSTTLLFERFISTERNEPPDIDVDFEHARREEVIQYIYQHYGFRHAGLTAAVTSYRTRMAGREVAKAFGLSEDVQAALSSTVWGWSDEGTSERDAKAAGLDTADFVTKQVLSHAQELMGFPRHLTQHVGGFLITRDRLDEIVPIMKTAMPGRYMIEWDKDDLDTLKLLKIDVLALGMLTCLKKAFDLMQRHYQVNETLAGLQQRPEKAVYDMICRADTIGVFQIESRAQMSMLPRLRPEKFYDLVVEVAIVRPGPIQGNMVHPYLKRREAQRNKQPIEYPSPELEKVLERTLGVPLFQEQAMQIAITAAGFSPEKADKLRRSMATFKRSGRVEEFKTDFVAGMLKNERYSKEFAESCFSQIQGFAEYGFPESHAASFALLVYASSWIKTYYPDVFCTAMMNSQPMGFYAPAQLIRDAREHGVRILPVDVNRSEWDCTLEEAVFDKTAIDKRHRSMRDVIKTERAVRLGFRQVKGLAEKDMVEKFIANRGEGYTSIHDLWLRSGLDKSDIERLADADAFNSVRLNRREALWAVRGLDARRASEKLPLFDVADRADLRPEAKAALPEMLPGEQVIEDYRYLSLSLKAHPVSFLREEFKAMGITRSVDLLTVPNGQRVTIGGIVLVRQRPGSAKGVIFMTLEDETGVANAIVWSKIFERYRPVVMGARLVKIRGRLQSQSGVIHTVVEHIEDITPMLGLLQKEARQFGVSARSDEALQSSGDHRQKRRSNGMEEARRGSAKEAVAGDSCGAGPGSVMPKGRNFH